The following are encoded together in the Desulfonauticus submarinus genome:
- a CDS encoding GspE/PulE family protein, protein MKTKKKLGELLLAESLISPKQLKLALENKPPSQKLGQYLINEGFLKETDLANVLSKQLNLPIFTPDKYPLDPNLSKTLPFEIASEHRVVPLEDKGRILVLGMEDPLDIEAVDSVELYTNKEIDPVVCTPSQIEQLLSTLYGGKQNLSEVIEEIDNLEISSPDDLDTSDDLEISNLTGLAKEAPVIRLVNSILTQAVREHASDIHLSPEKERIQLRFRIDGTLYERPAPPKKMFLAIASRIKILANMDIANTRIPQDGRFTIKIENKEINVRVSSLPTIYGENLVLRLLDMGRKIYSLEEMGMDIEDRLKIEKIIQNPYGMILATGPTGSGKSTTLYAILNMINQPEINIITLEDPVEYRMNNIRQVQLNKKAGMTFATGLRSILRQDPDVIMVGEIRDLETARIAIQAALTGHKLLSTLHTNDAASSITRFIDMGIEPFMVASSLMLSIAQRLVRKVCPYCQEKYTPDKKIIHYLGLNKVDIEYKRGKGCPQCHYTGFSGRVGVYEILINDDEVQELILKNTPSKTLRQILINNKKLRTLKEDVLEKIKKGITIPEEAIKVVLS, encoded by the coding sequence ATGAAAACTAAAAAAAAATTGGGAGAATTGTTACTCGCCGAGTCTTTAATCTCTCCTAAACAATTAAAACTTGCCCTTGAAAATAAACCACCCTCCCAAAAATTAGGACAATATCTTATTAATGAAGGTTTTTTAAAAGAAACAGATTTAGCAAATGTATTAAGTAAACAATTAAATTTACCAATCTTCACTCCTGACAAATATCCTTTGGATCCTAATTTATCTAAAACTCTACCCTTTGAAATTGCCTCAGAACATAGAGTCGTTCCTCTTGAGGATAAAGGAAGAATTTTAGTTCTGGGGATGGAAGACCCTCTTGATATAGAAGCAGTTGATTCTGTGGAATTATACACTAATAAAGAAATTGACCCTGTTGTTTGTACTCCATCTCAAATTGAACAACTCCTAAGCACCTTATATGGTGGAAAACAAAACCTAAGTGAGGTGATTGAGGAAATAGATAATTTAGAAATAAGCTCTCCAGATGATCTAGATACCTCAGATGATTTAGAAATATCTAATCTTACAGGTTTAGCTAAAGAAGCTCCTGTTATAAGATTAGTAAATTCTATTTTAACTCAAGCAGTAAGAGAACACGCAAGTGATATACATTTAAGTCCTGAAAAAGAACGAATACAATTACGTTTCCGTATAGATGGTACATTATATGAACGTCCAGCTCCACCTAAAAAAATGTTTCTAGCCATAGCCTCTAGAATAAAAATCCTTGCTAACATGGACATAGCAAACACCCGCATTCCCCAAGATGGACGTTTTACTATAAAAATAGAAAATAAAGAAATAAATGTAAGAGTTTCATCTCTACCAACTATTTATGGAGAAAATCTTGTCCTCCGTCTTCTAGATATGGGCAGAAAAATATATTCCCTTGAAGAAATGGGAATGGATATAGAGGACAGACTTAAGATAGAAAAAATTATTCAAAATCCTTATGGAATGATTCTAGCAACAGGACCAACAGGAAGTGGAAAATCTACTACCTTATATGCTATTTTAAATATGATAAACCAACCAGAAATTAATATAATCACTCTAGAAGATCCAGTAGAATACAGGATGAATAATATTAGACAAGTCCAGCTAAATAAAAAAGCAGGGATGACTTTTGCCACTGGATTACGCTCTATTTTACGCCAAGATCCTGATGTAATTATGGTTGGAGAAATTAGAGACCTAGAAACTGCCCGAATTGCAATTCAAGCAGCTCTAACCGGGCACAAGTTACTAAGTACTCTTCACACTAATGATGCTGCTAGTTCTATCACCAGATTTATAGATATGGGAATAGAGCCTTTTATGGTTGCTTCTTCTTTAATGCTCTCAATTGCCCAAAGATTGGTGAGAAAAGTATGTCCTTACTGTCAAGAAAAATACACTCCTGATAAAAAAATAATCCATTACCTTGGATTAAATAAAGTAGACATAGAATACAAAAGGGGGAAAGGGTGTCCCCAATGTCACTACACGGGATTTTCAGGTAGAGTTGGAGTCTATGAAATTCTTATAAATGATGATGAAGTACAAGAACTCATTCTAAAAAATACTCCATCTAAAACTTTAAGACAAATTTTAATCAACAATAAAAAATTAAGAACCTTAAAAGAAGATGTATTAGAAAAAATAAAGAAAGGAATTACTATCCCAGAAGAAGCAATTAAAGTTGTATTGAGCTAA
- a CDS encoding ExeA family protein: MYYSVFNLKKEPFTNTPDPNFLYESKTHKYCLQQLELSIRLKRGLSVVLGHVGTGKTTLCRRLLNLFYEEKDYIFYLILDPDFDNERDFLKNIYTLFYSKTPPNSFSNKELKEHIKNSILEFAHKQQVPILLIDEGQKLRPCILECIREFLNFETNENKLLQVIIFAQEEFFLTIKRMPNFFDRIHIILKLRPLYLWEVKNFLIFRLRAAGADIFTSKELFSWPAIFTLYKASKGFPRKLVHIAHKSLLQAAISSEPKVKRKQVKTVLKREKIATPNRKNKFFVYLIIALFITLACILIMWKSSSINYFKIGKNIFHKYIIPTQKASPSIPITNFKGLENEN, translated from the coding sequence ATGTATTATTCAGTTTTTAACCTAAAAAAAGAACCTTTTACTAACACTCCTGATCCAAATTTTTTATATGAATCAAAAACCCATAAGTACTGCCTACAACAATTAGAACTATCTATACGTTTAAAAAGAGGACTAAGTGTAGTTTTAGGTCATGTCGGAACAGGAAAAACGACACTTTGTCGACGTCTTTTAAATTTATTTTACGAAGAAAAAGACTATATATTTTATCTTATTTTAGATCCAGATTTTGATAATGAAAGAGATTTTTTAAAAAATATATATACATTATTTTACTCTAAGACTCCTCCCAATTCATTTTCAAATAAAGAATTAAAGGAACATATTAAAAATTCTATATTAGAATTTGCACACAAACAACAAGTTCCTATTCTCTTAATAGATGAAGGGCAAAAACTAAGACCTTGTATTTTAGAGTGCATACGCGAATTTCTAAATTTTGAAACAAATGAAAACAAACTTTTACAAGTCATTATATTTGCGCAAGAAGAGTTTTTTTTGACAATAAAAAGAATGCCTAATTTTTTTGATAGAATTCATATTATTTTAAAATTGCGTCCATTATATCTTTGGGAAGTAAAAAATTTTCTTATTTTTAGATTAAGAGCAGCTGGAGCAGATATTTTTACCTCTAAAGAACTATTTTCTTGGCCTGCTATTTTTACTCTTTATAAAGCATCTAAAGGTTTCCCTAGGAAACTTGTACATATAGCTCATAAAAGTTTATTACAAGCCGCTATATCCTCTGAACCTAAGGTAAAAAGAAAACAAGTAAAAACTGTATTAAAAAGAGAAAAAATTGCTACCCCGAATCGAAAAAATAAGTTTTTTGTATATTTAATTATAGCTCTCTTTATAACTCTGGCTTGCATTCTAATTATGTGGAAATCGTCTAGTATTAACTACTTTAAAATAGGCAAAAATATTTTTCATAAATACATTATTCCTACCCAAAAAGCCAGCCCTTCTATTCCAATTACTAACTTTAAAGGATTGGAAAATGAAAACTAA
- the pilQ gene encoding type IV pilus secretin PilQ — protein MDMNMMRKNIYKYFIFIVGLITIFSLSACSSKTVEKDPFFEKWKQLAKQSLGNSPSPSLKEVDIDEGLTKPRQKKIPTTKNKLPTMPVSLKMKATDIKVIIHALAKAANQNIITNSNISGKVDVNINRVPWAKAFKALLKSNGLTYVWEGSIIRVMSKEDFANELAIEEIKTKQEEQLEAKRQLAPLLTKVIKINFADANSLQKILSQLLTKDKKGQPRGNIVVDQHTNSLIIQAGATDLEKIVKLINTLDKPTDQIHLKAYIVEATRNVARDLGIQWGGKWNTSLNNKDQLQLTGPIGNSGNSFGTGRSGAGFGFNFPTKGVTGSSMETLGAGLNILVGNPSANLLEIQLSALEEEGQIHILSSPSLTTMDNHMAFTENGEKIPYVTYSDGEKEVKFEDAVLRLEMTPHVINDEYLKMEIKVKKDEVDFSKTVDGNPTISKKETQTSLVVRNGETIVISGLSKQTVQEAISGIPGLKDIPGLGYLFKGNNKSKKFEEILIFITPTILQKKEKVAKDIFEDRLTPEDILEHLKSTNNPEAKKWLKKSTQLLKEKNWDEALRTASIASSLDPGLAKAYLYQAICYFHKNKMAKAIKLCNKAILLEPKMATSYNIKGKILEKLGYKRKALKFFEKGCALHNKEACINHKRLFYNLEQ, from the coding sequence ATGGATATGAATATGATGAGAAAAAACATCTACAAATACTTTATTTTTATTGTTGGCTTAATAACCATTTTCAGCCTCAGTGCCTGTAGTTCAAAAACAGTAGAAAAAGATCCCTTTTTCGAAAAGTGGAAACAGCTAGCCAAGCAAAGTCTTGGTAACTCTCCAAGCCCTAGTTTAAAGGAAGTGGATATAGATGAAGGCTTAACAAAGCCTAGACAGAAAAAAATACCAACTACAAAAAATAAACTGCCAACTATGCCAGTATCTTTAAAAATGAAGGCAACTGACATAAAGGTCATCATCCACGCTCTGGCCAAAGCAGCAAACCAAAATATAATAACAAATTCCAATATTAGCGGAAAAGTAGATGTGAATATTAATAGAGTTCCGTGGGCAAAAGCTTTTAAAGCGTTGTTAAAGTCTAATGGATTAACGTATGTATGGGAAGGCAGTATCATTAGGGTAATGTCTAAAGAAGACTTCGCCAATGAGTTAGCAATAGAAGAAATAAAAACTAAACAAGAGGAGCAATTAGAAGCAAAAAGACAACTAGCTCCTTTGCTTACTAAAGTAATTAAAATAAATTTTGCAGATGCAAACAGTTTACAAAAGATACTATCTCAACTTCTAACCAAAGATAAAAAAGGACAACCTAGAGGAAACATAGTTGTAGACCAGCATACCAACTCTCTCATTATTCAAGCAGGAGCAACAGATTTGGAGAAAATTGTTAAATTAATCAATACATTAGACAAACCTACAGATCAAATTCACTTAAAGGCCTATATTGTAGAAGCTACAAGAAATGTAGCTAGGGATTTGGGCATTCAATGGGGTGGTAAATGGAATACAAGCCTTAACAATAAAGACCAACTCCAGCTCACCGGTCCTATAGGAAACTCTGGAAATTCTTTTGGAACAGGGAGAAGTGGTGCTGGTTTTGGTTTTAACTTTCCTACAAAAGGAGTAACCGGTTCTTCTATGGAAACACTGGGTGCAGGCCTAAATATTTTAGTAGGAAATCCTTCTGCCAACCTACTTGAAATCCAACTATCAGCTTTGGAAGAAGAAGGACAAATACATATTTTATCTAGTCCATCTCTTACCACAATGGATAATCATATGGCTTTTACAGAAAACGGGGAAAAAATACCTTATGTAACCTACTCAGACGGAGAAAAAGAGGTTAAATTTGAAGACGCTGTTTTAAGATTAGAAATGACTCCTCATGTAATAAATGATGAATATTTAAAAATGGAAATAAAAGTAAAGAAAGATGAGGTTGATTTTTCTAAAACCGTAGATGGGAACCCTACTATTTCTAAGAAAGAAACTCAAACGTCTCTAGTAGTAAGAAATGGAGAAACAATAGTAATTTCTGGGCTCAGCAAACAGACAGTGCAAGAAGCTATTTCAGGTATTCCAGGGCTTAAAGATATTCCTGGACTAGGGTATTTGTTTAAAGGTAATAATAAAAGCAAAAAATTTGAAGAAATTCTTATATTTATCACACCTACTATTCTCCAAAAAAAAGAAAAAGTAGCAAAAGATATATTTGAAGACCGTCTAACTCCAGAAGATATTTTAGAGCATCTAAAATCAACGAATAACCCTGAAGCAAAAAAGTGGCTTAAAAAAAGTACACAACTTTTAAAAGAAAAAAACTGGGATGAAGCCTTAAGAACCGCCAGTATTGCCAGTAGTCTAGACCCAGGATTAGCAAAAGCCTATTTATATCAGGCTATTTGTTATTTTCACAAAAACAAAATGGCTAAAGCCATTAAACTATGCAATAAAGCAATCCTGTTAGAACCTAAAATGGCTACTTCCTATAATATAAAAGGAAAAATATTAGAAAAATTAGGATATAAGAGAAAAGCTTTAAAATTTTTTGAAAAAGGATGTGCCTTACACAATAAAGAAGCATGCATAAATCATAAAAGACTATTTTACAATTTAGAACAATAA
- a CDS encoding PilN domain-containing protein, whose product MKKDEIAATQKLLEQIRIPSKENSINSLEKFKFNIKKNKTIIGLDLREHYLVFAASEAYENISRLKIIEKIAYPKNITKTHPDFIKWFKVVIKKIKSTYPNAFYWFLIPSKYVKTFYLHIPKVPNNMLEQTILSAIKKEAKVNINVWLYDYKIIDHDLENKKLGVWAYLADKKKVKEVKQLAKEVNLKNIGITTYQFALANIFNHAHKNIAYIFIGTDWSRINIYNKGLVLFNREIKTGLLSLAEELLTYIKTQPPLIKLIEKTSSEDILCTLKKLLTEELNKKHPLYQLDKDIIKNAIAPALRRLVLQIRRTIQYYTSTIKKEEVKQIYIAGISNLPNFILEEIYSNLDIQASFLTPIKNKLISVEGIFNLSPKEEMNFSPVIGATLANSNGVNSINFLINKKQKEKIKIQKKISSIISLSFILISLIMFGYYIVLQNKIKTEVQNISILKKQITTFSPKINQEIILKLANKIKKDNENAKKSITLLKPVALLKEVALLTPKNIKLTSLTINTKDSWISIKGITGNTTNSSLNIANYILTLKKSKFFSEVSLQNQELEATNKYTRKIFEISLKIR is encoded by the coding sequence ATGAAAAAAGATGAAATAGCTGCAACCCAAAAACTACTTGAACAAATTAGAATTCCCTCTAAAGAAAATTCTATCAATTCTTTAGAAAAATTTAAGTTTAATATAAAAAAAAATAAGACCATAATAGGCTTAGATTTAAGAGAACATTACTTAGTTTTTGCCGCCTCAGAAGCTTATGAAAACATATCTCGCTTGAAAATTATAGAAAAAATAGCCTATCCTAAAAATATTACCAAAACACACCCTGATTTTATAAAATGGTTTAAAGTAGTTATAAAAAAAATAAAATCTACCTATCCAAATGCTTTTTATTGGTTTCTTATTCCATCTAAATATGTTAAAACATTTTATTTACATATTCCTAAAGTCCCCAACAATATGCTAGAACAAACCATTCTCTCTGCAATAAAAAAAGAAGCAAAAGTAAATATAAATGTTTGGCTTTATGATTATAAAATAATTGACCATGATCTAGAAAATAAAAAATTAGGGGTATGGGCATATTTAGCAGATAAAAAAAAAGTTAAAGAGGTAAAACAATTAGCAAAAGAGGTAAACTTAAAAAATATTGGAATAACAACATATCAGTTTGCATTAGCAAATATTTTTAATCATGCCCATAAAAACATTGCTTACATTTTTATAGGAACTGACTGGTCAAGAATAAATATTTACAATAAAGGTTTAGTGCTTTTTAATAGAGAAATAAAAACAGGCTTATTAAGCTTGGCAGAAGAACTACTCACCTATATCAAAACCCAACCACCCCTAATCAAATTAATTGAAAAAACTAGTTCTGAAGATATATTGTGCACTTTAAAAAAACTTTTAACAGAAGAGCTTAATAAGAAGCATCCACTTTATCAGTTAGATAAAGACATCATTAAAAATGCTATTGCTCCTGCCTTGCGTAGATTAGTTTTACAAATCCGAAGGACAATACAATATTATACTTCTACAATAAAAAAAGAAGAGGTAAAGCAAATATATATAGCTGGTATCTCAAATTTGCCAAATTTTATTTTGGAAGAAATATATTCTAATCTCGATATTCAGGCTAGCTTTCTTACTCCTATCAAAAACAAGTTAATCTCAGTAGAAGGAATTTTTAATTTATCACCAAAAGAAGAGATGAATTTTTCTCCTGTTATCGGCGCAACCTTAGCTAATTCTAATGGAGTAAATAGTATAAATTTTTTAATTAACAAAAAACAAAAAGAAAAAATAAAAATACAAAAAAAAATATCCTCTATCATTTCCCTATCATTTATATTAATTTCTCTTATTATGTTTGGATATTATATTGTACTTCAAAATAAAATTAAAACAGAAGTTCAAAATATTTCTATTTTAAAAAAACAAATTACAACTTTCTCCCCAAAAATTAATCAAGAAATCATATTAAAGCTTGCAAATAAAATAAAAAAAGATAACGAAAATGCCAAAAAATCTATTACTTTATTAAAGCCAGTAGCGCTTTTAAAAGAAGTAGCGCTTTTAACTCCTAAAAATATTAAATTAACTTCTTTAACAATAAATACAAAAGATTCTTGGATTAGTATTAAAGGTATTACTGGAAATACAACCAATTCTTCTCTTAATATAGCAAATTATATTTTAACGTTAAAAAAATCAAAATTTTTCTCTGAAGTATCTTTACAAAACCAAGAATTAGAGGCAACAAATAAATATACTCGAAAAATTTTTGAAATAAGTCTAAAAATTAGATAA
- a CDS encoding prepilin-type N-terminal cleavage/methylation domain-containing protein translates to MKNKKGFTLLEIVLVLIIIGIVALFSSFGLIEVVNKYVNTKQNTEYSLKLNIAVSRIFLELKNLDSIISYTTNSIIYTRDTRRYTYALGLVGTELKLNNTNEYPSEAKGYILLDRVKSFSLKPEKSDGSSWQTTDSISDLAQIKVNIKLDTSPEIEITFSINPWFNDTYNGPR, encoded by the coding sequence ATGAAAAATAAAAAAGGATTTACTCTATTAGAAATAGTGTTAGTACTTATAATCATAGGAATTGTTGCACTATTTTCTTCTTTTGGACTTATAGAAGTTGTAAATAAATATGTCAATACAAAACAAAATACTGAATATTCTTTAAAGTTAAATATAGCTGTATCGAGGATATTTCTGGAATTAAAGAATTTGGACTCTATAATATCTTATACTACAAATAGCATCATTTATACACGAGACACAAGACGATATACCTATGCGCTTGGATTAGTAGGAACTGAGTTAAAACTAAATAATACAAATGAATATCCTTCTGAAGCCAAAGGATATATTCTTTTAGATAGAGTAAAAAGTTTTTCCCTTAAACCTGAAAAATCTGATGGATCTAGCTGGCAAACTACTGATTCTATTTCGGATTTAGCCCAAATTAAAGTTAATATTAAGCTAGACACATCGCCAGAAATAGAAATAACTTTTAGTATAAATCCCTGGTTTAATGACACCTATAATGGACCAAGATGA
- a CDS encoding type II secretion system protein translates to MNLKKNLYKIKGFSLIELILTLVIAGILGAILFTLTSSHPLNSVQPLILLKKEATLINAMETVNAKYRNKLKTGYLDLDSFKNEINIIVKQIDPKINTSSYYILFDNNHQEIKDLISKRILKVELKKDDLIIVNIFTK, encoded by the coding sequence ATGAACTTAAAAAAAAATTTATATAAAATTAAAGGATTCTCTTTAATAGAACTAATCCTTACGCTTGTTATAGCGGGGATCCTAGGCGCTATTTTATTTACTCTTACCAGTTCTCATCCTCTAAATAGCGTGCAACCACTTATTCTACTAAAAAAAGAAGCTACTCTGATAAACGCTATGGAGACAGTCAACGCTAAATATAGAAATAAACTTAAAACAGGATACTTAGACCTTGATAGCTTTAAAAATGAAATCAATATAATTGTAAAACAAATAGATCCAAAAATAAATACTTCTTCATATTACATACTCTTTGACAATAACCATCAAGAAATAAAAGACCTTATTAGTAAAAGAATCCTTAAAGTAGAATTAAAAAAAGATGATTTAATCATCGTAAATATTTTTACCAAATGA
- a CDS encoding type II secretion system protein: MEHLQIQDNNNTIMANGFTLLEILASLIIIGILIAVSVSRVILSPEDNITLDIIKNHVRYAELKSLNSDFLCGVRFQPGEYFLFCDLNNNKQIDSTDILLLPGQEHEKVGVKFLTTYHTIIFDNWGRPFADLDLNSPIGGKISLSKKYYFYLTPETGFIP, translated from the coding sequence ATGGAACATTTACAAATCCAGGACAATAACAACACTATTATGGCCAACGGGTTTACTTTACTAGAGATATTAGCATCTCTTATAATAATAGGTATTTTAATAGCAGTTTCTGTATCCAGAGTGATATTAAGTCCAGAGGATAATATCACTCTGGATATTATAAAAAATCACGTCAGATATGCAGAGTTAAAAAGTCTAAATAGTGATTTTTTATGTGGAGTTAGGTTTCAGCCAGGCGAGTATTTTTTATTTTGTGATTTAAACAACAACAAACAAATAGATAGCACGGATATTTTGCTCCTACCTGGGCAAGAACATGAAAAAGTTGGCGTCAAATTCTTAACTACATACCATACTATTATATTTGACAACTGGGGAAGGCCCTTTGCAGATTTAGACCTAAATTCACCCATAGGGGGTAAAATTTCATTAAGTAAAAAGTATTATTTTTACCTTACCCCTGAAACAGGATTTATACCGTAG
- a CDS encoding type II secretion system protein, translating into MEKKRQHSRQAGFTLIEIIAVLVILGILAAVAVPRFVNLQKEARIKAAQGLVASAQSALSMKYSEALLQNNGDVNATWNTLTTAPNPQSICDNNVQRDGYNGYTLTCSANNNVINIVVTTPDNEDVNGTFTNPGQ; encoded by the coding sequence ATGGAGAAAAAAAGACAACATTCTAGACAGGCTGGTTTTACCTTGATTGAAATTATTGCTGTATTGGTCATTTTAGGTATTTTGGCAGCAGTAGCAGTTCCAAGATTTGTTAATCTTCAAAAAGAAGCTCGTATCAAGGCTGCTCAAGGTTTAGTGGCTTCAGCCCAATCTGCATTAAGTATGAAATATTCTGAAGCACTACTTCAAAATAATGGAGACGTGAATGCTACATGGAATACTTTAACAACAGCTCCTAATCCTCAAAGTATCTGTGACAATAATGTACAACGTGATGGTTATAATGGCTATACATTAACTTGTTCAGCAAATAATAATGTTATAAATATTGTGGTAACAACTCCTGATAATGAAGATGTAAATGGAACATTTACAAATCCAGGACAATAA
- a CDS encoding amidohydrolase, which translates to MSILIKDVFLEEKKVDILIQGEIIQKIDSQIECKVKKVIDGQKKVALPTFFNVHTHAAMTLLRGYADDLELHSWLNDYIWPFERKLTYEDVYVGTKLACLEMIKTGTTFFCDMYWHPLAAKQAVEEMGLRAAISTVFVDFGDNKKASEFKKRTEKFFTDNKDSDLVQFILGPHAIYTVSKESLIWLKDFAIEHDILIHIHLAETKKEVEDCVNEHGLTPVNYLDSIGFFDAKVLAAHGVWVGSEEIEILKRKNVCIAHVPLSNMKLASGICSFYKMYKNGILAGLGTDGCASNNNLDMFEEMKFTSLLAKVNSMDPTIFKAKEIFDIATSNGADIFNFRAGRIKEGFLADLMLVDLENFLMVPNHNLYSNLVYSAQGRCVDTVICNGKVLMENKVVPGEKEIIAEAKESVAKILERLKKS; encoded by the coding sequence ATGAGTATTCTAATTAAAGATGTTTTTCTAGAGGAAAAAAAAGTTGATATTTTAATTCAAGGTGAAATTATTCAAAAAATTGACTCTCAAATAGAGTGTAAAGTCAAGAAGGTTATAGATGGACAAAAGAAAGTAGCTTTGCCTACTTTTTTTAATGTCCATACTCATGCTGCTATGACTTTGCTTCGGGGTTATGCAGATGACCTAGAATTACATTCTTGGCTAAATGATTATATTTGGCCATTTGAACGAAAGCTCACTTATGAGGATGTTTATGTTGGCACTAAACTAGCTTGTTTAGAAATGATAAAAACAGGCACTACCTTTTTTTGTGATATGTATTGGCATCCTTTGGCAGCTAAACAAGCAGTGGAGGAAATGGGGTTAAGAGCAGCTATTTCTACTGTCTTTGTAGATTTTGGAGATAATAAAAAAGCTAGTGAGTTTAAAAAAAGAACAGAGAAGTTTTTTACTGACAATAAAGATTCTGATTTAGTTCAATTTATCTTAGGGCCTCATGCTATTTATACTGTTTCAAAAGAATCTCTTATTTGGTTAAAAGATTTTGCTATAGAACATGATATTTTGATTCATATACATTTAGCAGAGACAAAGAAAGAAGTGGAAGATTGTGTTAACGAGCATGGTCTTACGCCTGTTAACTACTTAGATTCAATTGGTTTTTTTGATGCTAAAGTGTTAGCCGCGCATGGAGTTTGGGTAGGTTCAGAGGAAATTGAAATTTTAAAAAGAAAGAATGTTTGTATTGCTCATGTGCCTCTTTCTAATATGAAACTTGCTTCAGGGATTTGTTCTTTTTATAAAATGTATAAAAATGGAATTTTAGCAGGTTTGGGCACAGATGGTTGTGCTTCTAATAATAACTTAGATATGTTTGAAGAAATGAAGTTTACTTCTCTTTTAGCTAAGGTAAATTCAATGGATCCTACCATTTTTAAAGCTAAAGAAATTTTTGATATTGCTACTTCTAATGGAGCTGATATATTTAATTTTAGAGCAGGCAGAATAAAAGAAGGTTTTTTGGCTGATTTAATGTTAGTAGATTTGGAAAATTTTTTAATGGTTCCTAACCACAATCTTTATTCCAATTTAGTTTATTCAGCTCAAGGTAGATGTGTAGATACAGTAATTTGCAATGGTAAAGTTCTTATGGAAAATAAAGTTGTTCCAGGAGAAAAAGAGATAATTGCTGAGGCAAAAGAGAGTGTGGCTAAAATTTTAGAAAGATTAAAGAAAAGTTAA
- a CDS encoding cob(I)yrinic acid a,c-diamide adenosyltransferase has product MILVYTGNGKGKTSAAVGQAIRAYGHGYKVAFSQFLKRDAQAGEQVVLRKLLDKNFLAGGIGFFRNNSNFDLHRKKALLTLDWIWTKIKSNFFLVVADEILYALGLKLLLEEEIKNTLFLAKDCGVHLVLTGRGLPKFIEQEADLISEIKEIKHPYSKGITANKGIEF; this is encoded by the coding sequence ATGATTTTAGTGTATACAGGAAATGGAAAGGGAAAGACAAGTGCAGCAGTTGGGCAAGCTATAAGAGCTTATGGCCATGGATATAAAGTAGCTTTTTCTCAATTTTTAAAGCGAGATGCGCAAGCAGGGGAACAAGTGGTTTTAAGAAAACTTTTAGATAAAAACTTTTTGGCAGGAGGGATAGGTTTTTTTAGAAATAATTCAAATTTTGACTTACATCGCAAAAAAGCTCTTTTAACTTTAGATTGGATTTGGACAAAAATAAAAAGTAATTTTTTTTTAGTTGTGGCAGATGAAATTTTATATGCTTTGGGATTAAAATTGCTTTTAGAAGAAGAAATTAAGAATACTTTATTCTTAGCTAAAGATTGTGGAGTACATTTAGTGTTGACAGGTAGAGGCCTACCTAAGTTTATAGAGCAGGAAGCAGATTTAATTTCTGAAATAAAAGAGATTAAACACCCTTATTCAAAAGGCATAACTGCCAACAAAGGTATCGAATTTTAA